One window from the genome of Candoia aspera isolate rCanAsp1 chromosome 15, rCanAsp1.hap2, whole genome shotgun sequence encodes:
- the LOC134505609 gene encoding apelin receptor-like, whose protein sequence is MDALYYDYSEEPPGNWSEAGALACAWEEGETDWELSFSLLPVLYMLVFVLGLSGNGLVIFTVWRGAPAKRRSADAYIGNLALADLAFVVTLPLWAAYTALRFHWPFGSALCKLSSYLVLLNMFASAFCLGCLGFERYLAIVHALPRSAGRPASSSCSSPRPRAATLLALAAVWLLAGLLALPALLLRETRLSPRAGNGSAVECDMDFSGVAGSPEEEAWWLAALSLATTALGFMLPLLLLTLCYCCIGAAVSRHFQRHVRREEGRQRRRLLRIIVTLVAVFALCWLPFHLLKSLYVLAWVGLLSLPCPWLGLILRLHPYATCLAYINSCLNPFLYAFFDSRFRAQCLLLLGLRPLRRAPAGSVSSTLSGQTQKSELPSLGTKV, encoded by the coding sequence ATGGACGCGCTCTACTACGACTACAGCGAGGAGCCGCCGGGCAACTGGAGCGAGGCCGGGGCGCTGGCCTGCGCCTGGGAGGAGGGCGAGACGGACTGGGAGCTCTCCTTCTCGCTGCTGCCCGTCCTCTACATGCTGGTCTTCGTGCTGGGGCTGTCGGGCAACGGGCTGGTGATCTTCACGGTCTGGCGCGGCGCGCCCGCCAAACGCCGCTCGGCGGACGCCTACATCGGCAACCTGGCGCTGGCCGACCTGGCCTTCGTGGTGACGCTGCCGCTGTGGGCGGCGTACACGGCGCTGCGCTTCCACTGGCCCTTCGGCTCGGCGctctgcaagctcagcagctaCCTGGTGCTGCTCAACATGTTCGCCTCGGCCTTCTGCCTGGGCTGCCTCGGCTTCGAGCGCTACCTGGCCATCGTGCACGCCCTGCCGCGctcggccggccggccggcctccTCCTCGTGCTCCTCGCCGCGGCCGCGCGCCGCGACGCTGCTGGCGCTGGCCGCCGTCTGGCTACTGGCCGGCCTGCTGGCGCTGCCGGCGCTGCTGCTGCGCGAGACGCGGCTCAGCCCGCGGGCCGGCAACGGCTCGGCCGTCGAGTGCGACATGGACTTCAGCGGCGTGGCCGGCAGCCCCGAGGAGGAGGCCTGGTGGCTGGCGGCGCTCAGCCTGGCCACCACGGCGCTGGGCTTcatgctgccgctgctgctgctgacgcTCTGCTACTGCTGCATCGGCGCCGCCGTCAGCCGCCACTTCCAGCGGCACGTGCGCAGGGAGGAGGGCCGGCAGCGGCGCCGGCTGCTGCGCATCATCGTCACGCTGGTGGCCGTCTTCGCGCTGTGCTGGCTGCCCTTCCACCTGCTCAAGAGCCTCTACGTGCTGGCCTGGGTGGGCCTGCTGAGCCTGCCGTGCCCCTGGCTGGGGCTCATCCTGCGCCTCCACCCCTACGCCACCTGCCTGGCCTACATCAACAGCTGCCTCAACCCCTTCCTCTACGCCTTCTTCGACAGCCGCTTCCGCGCCCAGTGCCTGCTCCTGCTCGGCCTGCGCCCGTTGCGCCGCGCCCCCGCCGGCTCCGTGTCGTCCACGCTCAGCGGCCAGACCCAGAAGTCCGAGCTGCCTTCCTTGGGCACCAAGGTGTAG